tagttttccttcgttcggatttcgggtattgatggtgacttttcttaacactaaatccccgagcttgaaatggcggagcttggttcttcgattataatatctttcgattcgctgattttgggcggccaatcagacgagagcagcttcttgtctttcgtccaataatttgaggctggtattcatagcctcgttatttgattattCCATCGTGAATCaaaatctggtactgggttcatcgacttcgactggtatcaatgcttcggacccatatactaaggagaatggggtcgcccccgtactggattttgacgttgtccgatacgcccaaaggacttcgggcagtatttctctccattttcctttagcgtcgttcaacctcttctttaggttttgaatgatagttttgttcgttgattcggcctgtccgttcccactggggtggtatggtgttgatagtatccttcttattttgtgatcttcgaggaattttcttactttgctgccaacgaattgtttcccattgtcacatactatttcggcgggtatcccgaatcagcATActatatgatcccaaataaagtttataacttctttctctcttattttctcgaacgcctgcactttaacctatttagaaaaatagtcagtcataaataaaatgaatttggctttacctggggtcgataacagagggccgacgatatccattccccatttcatgaatggccatggggataggactgagtaaagttgctctccgggttgatggatcattggcgctaacctttgacatttgtcatatttaTGAATAAATTCCTTCGCGTTtttgcccatatcggtccaataataccctgctctgatttgttttcgaactaatgtatcggcaccagagtgattcccacaagtgccctcgtgcacttcccgtaggatgtaatcagtacctcccggacccaagcatactgccagcggtccatcgaatgtctttcgatatagcgttccatctgaagccaacgtgaatcgagcaactttagTCTGTAGGGCCTTAGAGTCTTTTGGGTCCGATAGGAGCTTTCCGCtatttaagtattcaatatacttatttctccaatcccaggttaagcttgtagaatttatctcggcgtgacctccttcgattaccgatcttgagagttggacgacagtccccgagctcaagtcatcttcctcgaccgacgatcccaaattcgcaagtgcatcggcTTCATTAttttgttctcgtggaacatgccgtaaagtccattgtttgaaatggtgcaaagtgacaagtagtttgtctaaatacctttgcattctaccttctcgaacttcgaaggttttgttcacttgactcaccaccagcaaagaatcacatttggcttcaatgacttctgctcccaagcttttagctagctcgagacctacaattatggcttcatactcggcctcgttattagttaacctggtagttttaattgattgcctaatagtgttacccgtgggtggtttcaaaactatgcccaacctggaccccttcacgttcgaagccccgtccgtaaaaaggatccatactcccgatgatgtacccgatttcaacaggagttcttttttgacttcgggtacgagggttggcgtgaaatcaaCCACGAACTCtgttaaaatttgagacttgatgaccgtacagggttgatattcgatatcttacccactgagttcgacggcccatttggccaaccggcctgatagttcgggcttgtgcaaaatattatgaagtgggtaagtggttaatacgcatatggggtgatattgaaagtacggtcttaactttctagaggcgcttatcagtgcaagtgccaatttttctaggtgcggatatctagtttctgcttctcctaaggtccgacttatataataaacgggaaattgcgtaccttgctcttctcgaactaggacaccacttacggcgatttccgatactgccaagtacaaacaaagtttttcgtccatttttggagtgtgaagtagtggtgggttcgatagatatcgttttagttcctccaatgattgttggcatttcggggtccaagcgaaatcgttcttctttttgagtagagagaaaaatgtgtgacttcgatctgatgatctcgaaatgaattggcctaaggctgcaatccgtcccgttagtctctgtacagctttcacgctgtccacaatgttgatgtcttcgatggccttgattttatcgggttaatctcgattccccggtttgacaccatgaagccgaggaacttgcccgaaccgaccccgaaagcacatttttcgaggttgagcttcatgttgtatttcctcaaaatttcgaacgtttcctgcaaatgggtcaaatggtcctctgcgcgcagggacttaactagaatgtcgtcaatataaacttccattgatttacctatttgttctttgaacattttatttactaggcgttagtaagtagcccctgcattttttagcccgaagggcatcacattataacaatatgttccatatttggtgacaaatgaagtcttttcctggtcctccgagttcatctggatttgattatacccggaataggcatcgagaaaagtgaggatctcgtggccggccgtggcatcgatcatgcgatcgatgttgggcagcggaaaggaatctttggggcatgctttgctcatatccttatagtccacacacattctaagtttgttcccttttttaggcactacaactacgttggctaaccattcgggatatttcacctcctgaATGgcccctattttgagaagtttggttacctcgtcctttatgaatgcgtgctttccctcggactggggtcttctcttttgcttcaccggtctgaacctagggtccaagcttagccgatgcgtcattGTGTCCGGTGGGATATCTGTTATATCtaagtgggaccaagcaaaacaatcaatattatcgataagaaattgaacaagtttcttcctgagttcggggctcaaccccgttcccaagtatacctttcgctcgggccagtgctcgattagtgtgatttTCTCTAGTTCTTCAATTGTTGATTCGGTGGCGTTGGAGTCATCTGGAATCATGAAAGATTGAGGGACCCTTTgaccatcatcttcttcgatcttctggttatctggctgggtcgaagccgacatctgtgattgctatttggtgtcccgttctccttctgagcccgatccctttatcggcgaaggcgaggatattaaTTTCACTTCCTCGatggcgaacatttcttttgcggccggttgttctccgtacactattttgacacctctcgatgtcgggaatttgaggacctggtgtagggtcgaaggtacagctcttatgttgtggatccatggccttccgaaaagggcgttgtacctcatgtcgacttcgatcacgtgaaacttcatttcctggatggttccggccacgtttattggtaagattatctcgcctttggtggtttcacatgccatattgaatccgtttagaactagagttgcgggtacgatctggtcctgcaggccgagctattctacgaccttcaatctgatgatgttggccgagctacctggatcgattaacacatgcttaattttagttttattcatgagtactaatattactagtgcatcgttatgaggttggatgactccttctgcatctttatcatcaaaggacaaagtccccgTGGGTgcataatcttgagtccgagatcacttttctctcacaatcgatgttttagtgcatttaagcattgGTCCCTGAGGGATATCggcgccaccgatgatcatgtgaatgacatgctgcggttcttcttgctcgttttgcttgccaaaatccctgtttttaaaatggttcttcgatCTAtgactcagaaattcccgaaggtgccatttgttaaataagcgggctacttcctctcttagttgcctgcaatcttccgttctgtgaccatgggtgccatgatattcacacatttgattgggattcctttgggcaggatcggtctgcatgagtcgaggccacttggtgtctttaatgcgtccgatagccgacacgatggcggatgcaccaatgctaaagttatactctgataaccgaggtgcttctataggatcgacatatttatcaaagccgctcttgctcataagtccccgagaattttgccctcgatcaatccttcgattgttccgaactgtattGCGTGTTGGACCGTTGTTCATTCGATCTGCgatgtacggttgatatcggtctctgttcgacttttgttctctgtcgatctccctttggtttttagtagctgtcctgttctgatgcacgggtccatacggagctcccaactggtcatctttgaccctaatttttgattgatatcggttgtgtatatctgcccaagttattgctggatactcgatcaaattttgcttcagccgacatGACGCTGTCGAACtcagctcgttcaacccttgggtgaaagcttgtacggcccaatcgtctgtgaccggtggcaattctatgcgttccatttgaaatcgggatacgaattccctcaacattttattacccctttgctttactttgaagaggtccgatttccttgttgcaacctttatggcactagcatgtgcctttacgaacgaatctgctaacatggcaaaagaatcgatagaattaggcagtaaattgtgataccagatcattgctcccttcgagagggtctccccaaactttttcaacaacacagattcgatatcatcgtcctccaaatcgttacctttgatagcacatgtgtaagaggtgacgtgtttgtTAGGATTGGTCGTattgttatatttgggaatttcgggcatacggaattttttggggattggttttgggacCACACtcgagggaaaggcttttgtatgaatttttttgaatcaagcccttttatcattggtggatcccccgggatttgatcgaccctggcattgtacgtttccactctcttgtcgttggcttcgactcattttgtgagtttctcgaccaatttagtaatttcaggagtggtccccgattcttgctcgtttgatttcactatggcgggctccgttctgggggtgatttctcgaagcggattgggatccggcctgctttgtatatAAGTTTGGTTCTGTAACTaggctatcgctacttgttgggcttgtagcatctcgaagatcatataTAAGCTGGCTCCAATTTCTCCCGCATTATGGGTATCTCGGGCTACAGATTGAGTACTGCCCTGAATATTCTTTTCTGGTTCGAAACGCCGATTCGCCTCCAGAGCTATtcgtgaattgacatccaatggtacttcggctcgaatttctggtacttcgattcgagcctcagtgccatcgtcaagtggccttctgcccccgggtgccaagttgttggtttcatcttgaaggccggtttcgtggtcgataggtaaagccattgctgattttaagttgtaaactggtgtgtactgcagatttatgtcaaacaatcactgttatccttagccccacggtggacgccaaactgtttaaccgaaaaatcggataacgttaaatttatgtatggttctaaggatacgtgataccctttgatacaaatcgtatagagagatagcaatacgaatattcttgactatgacaAAGGGAATAATGAATCAGAGAGAacgaataaaatgaagtaaaacaagcacaaggaggTATCTTTTGTTCCAGTGTATTCAGCGTgtccatagcttacaaggatccccttttatagtagatggtcattactttatttataacaaaaaataataaaataaagcatatagtggaggacccatgatgatttatctcttcctcgattcctgtCAAAATTCTCTttcttggtgcggttgcaacggctcttgtctgtgaacttgatactggctcgaactcgttactgggtcgagcccttcggtcttggctcgagttcgaccttcaggatgggcgtcgcgcattttcgacctcgaagcaatgccttgcggatcgatttggtcacgggctcgataaggttatcgagcctggctcctcgagcagccttcggactcgaggctcgttagtactgtCTTCAGAGCTTActcccaaaatcccactccgacttcttaccacttgaactcgatcgaacgtaggaatgTCGAAATCTATTTTCACCAtataaaaaacaaaaaggaaatagATAGCAACAATTACTATGGAAACAACACCAAGCCAGACCTGAAGTCCCAAGAAATTGCAATGAATAATTCTTTCAAAGTTAGCATGTTATGTTGCTGAAATAAttggatttgaataattttttcAAAGTTAGCATGTTATGTTGCTGAAAACGTTTTTCACAAGTTAGCGTGTTATGTCCCTCTTCTACAAGAAAATAGTTGATGTAGCCTACTGTTTTAGTGTCTCCTTTTACAATAAGAGGTCAAAGAATCATTCCTAGCTCACATTTGCCTTTCCAGGAAGTAAGTCTATAAATTTTAAAATCACAAGGACAAGCAAACCAAGAGTTACTCGTGTTAAGTGGTATCATTTTATATTACTTATAGTTATTTTGCATGCattgtattatttatatatatctaATAAAATTTTTGGATGACCGCTTCGACTAAGGTAAATCTCCCACACAGGATATCATGTATTACCGGTTATAAGAAACACAAGATCATCGAAAGTAATTTGGTCACCACCAAGGGAATAATGGGATGGCTGAAATTCCTCCGCTCTTAACGAAGAATTTTTGGTAAGGAGTACTTTTCTTCCTTAATGGACCTATCCAATACAAATTCAAATTAGTTGGACCAATGGCATTCAGATATTTGATGGTTAAAAATACACAAATAACCGGtcatatttattgtttactttttctagccatatacagattatatattaattttacACAATTATATACATACaatacataaattatgtatatattataccTCTAccggttatttttagtttaaacgaTTGGTGGGCAGCTATTTGGGCTAATTCTTCTAAAAAAATATAAACTTCGAGAAATTACACCAGACGACCTATTGGAAATGAATAGTTTTGAACTTTATACCCTCGATTGCTCCATGCGCAAACCTTCAAAGTCAAAAGTCAAAAGATTTACCTAAGGGGAGGCAAAACTTGTTAAAATTAAAGTTTTGCCCATTGGGCAAGTGAAGTCAAAAGTTTAAGACCACTCACTTCCAAGGCCATTTTGTAAATCAACCAACAACTtaaaataaaagtagccagtgaatataatatatatatatatatatatatattaaaattttaagcttgtgtagtttaaagagggtgaatgagaaatggagagaaaatgaaatatttgagtttccctccttggcaaagggacattgtcccatattggaggaagaaaagccttttgatgggtatatatataattgctcttcttttagcttttaaagagttaagaagaaggcaagcctcgcgtcgtcgtcgtcgtcgctcgctcggcttcggttggatttggtcaaagatcgattgtttaaccttttcagaaacaatatcagcaactctataaatatactttgaatcccagaatctttccttaagaaattttctgatcttcttcttcttcttctgcacaaaaattccagtgtgttttacagcttTCGAGTGGCTCactgttcaccggcgttttggtaccaacactccggtgagttaaatcgttctatcctgggaggatatatttcagcacctcgggtacttgaggggaataatttccttaaggacacactgtgtattcagtgggttTGATTTATTCCTACactgtttttccagaatttatttcttTAAACAAGTGTTACTAacttttatatatttcagaaagtttagtgatttaattgtttattacagcaatacagttttataactatatatatatatatatatatataaccgtATACAATTAATATATAGTTTATGTATACCATCTAGGaaaagtaaataataaatttgaccGATTATTTATTTAAAGATTCCTACTTTGTATTAATTGAAACCACCTTCAACGTGGGAGGTTAACCTTGATCCCTGCATCGTACTTCTTGATTACTATTAAAGAAGCTGTGCATGATTGGTTTAAATCAGTAAATTATGTGTACAATTTAATTATTTTGGCACATTTAGAATGAAGTAGCAAAATAACTAGGAAACTTTTTTCATGTTGTGAAAAATTGCAGTAAAAAGTTAGTTTAGGTTCCAAAGAAGCCATTCACAAGGATCTCTTGTGACCGGTTATAATTAAATAGAAGAAAATATCTCTCCAAagatctttttatttattttatattaatcTCAAGGACATATAACTAAAAGAACATTTGTAATGAATCATAAAATCGATCAATCCCATATATCTGTAGCCTCTCTACTAGCTACTCAAGTACACACGACATTTGCAAAGCTTTATAAATCCCACACCTTCTTTTGTTAGTTTTATTGAAAAGGAAGTGTCTTAAGTTGTATACAATGTTTTCTTTTGGTATAGTAAAGTGTTTGTTGTATAGGGTAAAGGTTTTACTCTATGTTACTTTTGTGTTGTTTAGTGTATGTGAAGCGAAGGTGCAGCTTCCACAGAACGTGATATTTAAGGCAGTGTTTGCTTTTGGAGATTCAATTGTGGATCaaggaaataataacaatattacaACGCTAATAAAGTGTAATTTTCAGCCTTATGGTAAGGATTTTGTGGGCGGAATGCCAACCGGAAGGTTCAGCAATGGCAAGACACCGCCGGATTTGATAGGTAGTATTTTGAAAACTTTTAAGTACAAGCAAAGTAGGGATTTGGATTTTATGAGTTTAGTATTTAAAGTTTTTAACATTAAACTTATTGTACTTTTGAAATTCATAACCTAATATTAGGTTAAAATATTACTCTACATATatatgtctatatatatatatatatatgtgtgtgtgtgtgtctatatTCTGTGTCAAAATACTGAATTCAATTGAACACTTTCCATCAATTTCAGCGGACGAACTTGGGATAAAAAAGCTCATACCGGCTTATCTAGATCCAAATTTGAAAACTGAAGATATAAAAACTGGAGTAAGCTTTGCATCAGGAGGTTGTGGATATGATCCTCTAACAGCTACTCTCGTGGTAACTTTTTACGTATTATATTATCCCTTCGGTTAAAGTAATTAACCATTTCTAGCACTCCTTCCGTCTTAAATTATCTGTCGTATTTTCTAAAAATAGTtatctaaaattatttttcattttagaagttcaagacaaaataaattatatttttcccaTTTTAACCTTAATAATAATTTTTCTTAAAGATGTAGATAGcatataaatagaataaatattcaatgaatAGAGATTATATAAGACGATAATAAGAATAAAACAGTCCAACCCTCCTCCTAATTAATGTTTCTTAAGGGGCGTGTAAAAGAGAAACACGACAGATAATTTGAGACGGAGAGAATATTTATTTGTGATGGATTTAATCAGTATAATTAGCAACATTAATCATTCCCAACACTAATTCTTGGtcctatttttttctttctaaatgtTAATCAGGCAGCCATACACCTATCAACACAATTAACTCAGTTCAAAGAATATATTGGGAAGCTGAAAGGTTTAGTTGGGGAAGAAGAAGCTAATTATATTCTGAAAAATAGCTTATTTATGGTGGTTGCTGGCACTGACGATCTAGCCAATACTTACTTCACTGCTGGAATTCGCTTAAAGCAGGATATTAACTCATATACTGATCTCATGGTGGCCGAAGCTTCTAAATTTCTCAAAGTTAGTATATATACCTCTATGCCTATTTTCATTTTATGTTTACTAATTATGACTCAGAATATTGAAAATAATTACTAGTATGAGTCAATTAATATATAAGAGgcatattttaaaaataagacaacatattcatatttaaaattttggaaaaacgTATTCGCACCCCAGTACTTAAACTATAGATCATTTAGTTGTGCGGacttttttaataaaaccgacatAAATTTTGTTGGGATCTAAACTATGCGATGGATTCTGGTTTTTGTAGGTTATTCTTTACAAGTAGAGTCGGGTATTCATTAGATTAAAAAATAGGTTAAAGTGTGGAATGTGCTGATATTACAACTTAAGCCAGCAAAACAAATATGTC
This region of Nicotiana tomentosiformis chromosome 4, ASM39032v3, whole genome shotgun sequence genomic DNA includes:
- the LOC104117846 gene encoding GDSL esterase/lipase EXL3-like isoform X1; this encodes MFSFGIVKCLLYRVKVLLYVTFVLFSVCEAKVQLPQNVIFKAVFAFGDSIVDQGNNNNITTLIKCNFQPYGKDFVGGMPTGRFSNGKTPPDLIADELGIKKLIPAYLDPNLKTEDIKTGVSFASGGCGYDPLTATLVAAIHLSTQLTQFKEYIGKLKGLVGEEEANYILKNSLFMVVAGTDDLANTYFTAGIRLKQDINSYTDLMVAEASKFLKELYKLGARKFWILGIPPIGCLPSQRTLAGGIYRVCSQEYNEAAQLANTKFSTAINSSSKNLPQSKLVFIDIYNPLLGLIFNPQKYGFEEVEKGCCGTGTIEGAKLCNKFSGTCEDDTKYLFWDSYHPTEKAYKIIVDQILKKYINSFL
- the LOC104117846 gene encoding GDSL esterase/lipase EXL3-like isoform X2, yielding MAEIPPLLTKNFCVCEAKVQLPQNVIFKAVFAFGDSIVDQGNNNNITTLIKCNFQPYGKDFVGGMPTGRFSNGKTPPDLIADELGIKKLIPAYLDPNLKTEDIKTGVSFASGGCGYDPLTATLVAAIHLSTQLTQFKEYIGKLKGLVGEEEANYILKNSLFMVVAGTDDLANTYFTAGIRLKQDINSYTDLMVAEASKFLKELYKLGARKFWILGIPPIGCLPSQRTLAGGIYRVCSQEYNEAAQLANTKFSTAINSSSKNLPQSKLVFIDIYNPLLGLIFNPQKYGFEEVEKGCCGTGTIEGAKLCNKFSGTCEDDTKYLFWDSYHPTEKAYKIIVDQILKKYINSFL